Proteins from one Paenibacillus amylolyticus genomic window:
- a CDS encoding immunity 17 family protein, with protein sequence MQDQPVLIALFAIAAGIFSLLGGMNNWDWFMKSFRAGIFVKTIGRQGARVVYGILGVVLIVIGVLLLLIGQV encoded by the coding sequence ATGCAAGATCAACCCGTTTTAATTGCACTATTTGCGATCGCGGCAGGCATTTTTAGTTTGCTCGGAGGAATGAACAACTGGGACTGGTTTATGAAGAGCTTTCGAGCAGGTATCTTTGTGAAGACCATTGGACGGCAGGGGGCAAGAGTGGTATATGGTATTCTCGGTGTTGTCCTGATTGTCATTGGTGTATTGCTGTTACTGATTGGTCAAGTGTAG
- a CDS encoding glycine betaine ABC transporter substrate-binding protein gives MIPKIPLASWIEAIVDWMSSSLSGLFNVISVVIQAVVGFFSGLFMLPHPLLFIAILGVLAFLVGRLPLTLFTVIGFLLVDNLGYWSQSMDTLGLVITSGLISILIGVPVGIWLAYSKTAARIVTPLLDFMQTMPAFVYLLPAVTFFSLGVVPGVIASVIFAIPPTIRLTHLGIKQVSGELVEAADAFGSTSMQKLFKVQLPLALPTVMSGINQTIMLSLSMVVIASMIGAQGIGAEVYRAVTQLQIGKGFEAGLAVVVLAIVLDRFTQNLFMPGRKKTSRVTTKQKAWITAAATLVVLVAGFSQYFVGGTTSAGGNNSAANAVGEEVNYQIIGIDPGAGIMKSAAKAIEDYKLTDWTLIEGSGAAMTATLDKAIKNEEPIIITGWTPHWMFNKYDLKYLEDPEKSFGDAEEIHTIARKGLKEDHPVAYEFLSRFQWTSDQMGEMMTAIQDGTSPEEAAKAYAEKHADQIAEWTKGLTPVNGDAFKLSYVAWDSEIASTNLLKYVMENKLGYKVNALQVEAGPMWTGVASGDVDASPAAWLPLTHADYWERYKDQVDDLGANMTGVRTGLVVPKYMTEVNSIADLETGATSSTPSANANVGKEVNHQIIGIDPGAGIMRSTATAIEKYGLSDWNLVEGSGAAMTATLDKAVKNEEPIIVTGWTPHWMFNAYDLKYLEDPEGVYGEAEQIHTIARKGLKEDQPVAYEFLDRFSWTAEEMGEIMIAIQNGEDAQQAAATYAEKHSDQIAEWTKGLTPVNGESIKLSYVAWDSEIASTNLLEYVLKEKLGYNVTSLQVEIGPMWTGIANGDVDATPAAWLPLTSSDYYNKYKDQIDDLGPNMDGAKTGLVVPAYMDINSIADLKDN, from the coding sequence ATGATTCCCAAAATACCACTAGCATCGTGGATTGAAGCCATCGTTGACTGGATGAGCTCCTCGCTCTCCGGATTGTTTAATGTAATCTCTGTTGTTATTCAGGCAGTAGTCGGATTTTTCTCCGGGCTGTTCATGCTGCCCCATCCGCTTCTGTTCATTGCGATATTGGGTGTTCTGGCGTTCCTTGTGGGTCGCCTCCCATTGACACTATTTACGGTTATCGGATTCCTGCTCGTAGATAACTTGGGATACTGGTCCCAATCCATGGACACACTCGGTCTGGTTATCACTTCAGGATTGATCTCCATTCTGATTGGTGTTCCGGTCGGAATCTGGCTGGCCTATAGCAAAACTGCGGCGCGTATCGTTACTCCGCTGCTTGACTTCATGCAGACTATGCCTGCATTTGTCTACTTGCTGCCTGCGGTAACATTCTTTAGTCTCGGTGTCGTACCAGGTGTTATCGCATCCGTTATCTTTGCGATTCCGCCAACGATCCGTCTGACTCACCTGGGTATCAAACAGGTATCCGGTGAATTGGTCGAAGCAGCTGATGCATTCGGTTCAACATCCATGCAGAAGTTGTTCAAGGTACAGCTTCCACTCGCTCTGCCTACCGTGATGTCCGGTATTAACCAGACCATCATGTTGTCCCTTTCCATGGTTGTTATTGCGTCCATGATCGGTGCACAGGGTATTGGTGCGGAAGTCTATCGTGCAGTAACCCAGCTGCAAATCGGTAAAGGTTTTGAAGCCGGTCTTGCCGTGGTTGTACTCGCGATTGTACTGGACCGTTTTACACAAAATCTGTTTATGCCGGGTCGCAAAAAGACCTCACGCGTTACAACAAAGCAAAAAGCATGGATTACTGCTGCGGCAACATTGGTGGTGCTGGTAGCTGGTTTCTCACAATACTTCGTTGGTGGCACAACATCCGCTGGCGGCAACAACTCCGCAGCCAATGCTGTAGGTGAAGAAGTAAATTATCAGATTATTGGTATCGATCCAGGGGCTGGTATCATGAAGTCCGCTGCAAAAGCGATCGAAGACTATAAACTGACGGACTGGACTCTTATTGAGGGCTCTGGTGCAGCCATGACAGCCACGCTGGACAAGGCGATCAAAAATGAAGAACCCATCATTATTACAGGCTGGACTCCGCACTGGATGTTCAACAAATATGATCTAAAATATTTGGAAGACCCTGAGAAATCTTTCGGTGATGCTGAAGAAATTCATACCATCGCCCGTAAAGGTCTGAAAGAAGATCATCCTGTCGCTTATGAATTCCTGTCCCGTTTCCAATGGACGTCGGATCAAATGGGTGAAATGATGACTGCCATTCAGGATGGCACATCCCCGGAAGAAGCAGCGAAAGCATATGCCGAGAAACATGCCGATCAGATTGCTGAGTGGACCAAAGGTCTGACTCCAGTGAACGGTGACGCATTCAAACTTAGCTATGTGGCTTGGGATTCCGAAATTGCAAGTACCAACTTGCTGAAATATGTGATGGAAAACAAATTGGGTTATAAAGTTAATGCGCTGCAAGTCGAAGCTGGACCCATGTGGACGGGTGTTGCCTCAGGCGATGTAGATGCGTCTCCAGCAGCTTGGCTGCCATTGACTCACGCAGACTACTGGGAACGTTACAAAGACCAGGTTGACGATCTGGGTGCGAATATGACCGGTGTACGCACAGGCCTCGTGGTTCCTAAATATATGACTGAAGTAAACTCGATTGCAGATCTGGAGACAGGTGCCACTTCTTCCACGCCATCGGCAAATGCCAATGTGGGCAAAGAAGTAAATCATCAAATTATTGGTATCGATCCAGGTGCCGGTATTATGAGATCCACAGCAACTGCCATTGAGAAATACGGTCTGTCTGATTGGAACCTGGTTGAAGGTTCAGGAGCAGCAATGACAGCTACGCTGGATAAAGCGGTTAAGAATGAGGAACCCATTATTGTTACTGGCTGGACACCGCATTGGATGTTCAACGCTTACGACCTGAAATACCTGGAGGATCCAGAAGGTGTCTACGGTGAAGCCGAACAGATTCATACGATTGCCCGTAAAGGGTTAAAGGAAGACCAACCTGTCGCTTATGAATTCCTGGATCGCTTCTCTTGGACAGCTGAAGAGATGGGTGAGATTATGATCGCTATTCAAAATGGAGAAGACGCTCAGCAAGCTGCTGCTACTTATGCAGAGAAGCATAGTGACCAAATCGCTGAGTGGACCAAAGGTCTGACCCCGGTGAATGGCGAATCCATCAAACTAAGTTATGTGGCCTGGGACTCCGAAATTGCAAGTACCAACTTGCTGGAGTATGTTCTGAAGGAAAAGCTCGGTTACAATGTAACTTCCCTTCAAGTTGAAATTGGTCCAATGTGGACGGGCATCGCCAACGGTGATGTAGATGCTACGCCAGCGGCATGGTTGCCACTGACTTCATCCGATTATTACAACAAGTACAAGGATCAGATCGATGATCTCGGTCCGAATATGGACGGTGCCAAAACAGGTCTGGTTGTACCAGCTTATATGGACATCAACTCCATTGCAGATTTAAAAGATAATTAA
- a CDS encoding GbsR/MarR family transcriptional regulator encodes MGLDHLQEEQQATVLRIRKRVIEAIGRNMDLYGVTLSTGHLYGLLFFADKPMTLDDMGREMEMSKTSMSTGVRTLLDLKMVNKVWSKGSRKDLYEVEYDWHQTFTDYFAIKWRKAVESNLQVLRKSIEELNRLVEDLDEQADAELLHILMEDKHKVLQAEAYYKWLDRLIDTMEDEEIYKLVPKEEIKEHS; translated from the coding sequence ATGGGCTTGGACCATTTACAAGAGGAACAGCAGGCAACCGTGCTGAGAATTCGTAAACGCGTTATTGAAGCCATTGGACGTAATATGGATCTTTACGGCGTTACGTTGTCTACGGGACACTTATATGGATTGCTATTTTTTGCAGACAAACCAATGACCCTTGACGATATGGGACGGGAAATGGAAATGAGCAAAACAAGTATGAGTACGGGTGTACGAACACTGCTGGATTTGAAAATGGTAAACAAAGTATGGAGCAAGGGCTCCAGGAAAGACCTATATGAAGTGGAATATGACTGGCATCAGACATTTACGGATTATTTTGCGATTAAGTGGAGAAAAGCGGTGGAGAGCAACCTGCAGGTTTTACGCAAATCGATTGAGGAACTGAATCGGTTAGTCGAAGATCTGGATGAACAGGCAGATGCTGAACTTCTCCACATTCTGATGGAAGACAAACATAAGGTTTTGCAAGCGGAAGCATATTACAAATGGTTGGATCGGTTGATAGATACCATGGAAGATGAAGAGATATACAAGCTCGTTCCGAAGGAAGAAATCAAGGAACATTCATAA
- a CDS encoding ABC transporter substrate-binding protein, with protein MGFHDNLASLGLHPVAVLEGVLDHELDEYEQERRLSRQVDQLRQAKPDLIIGDLTHKPYYDRLKSIAPTIILESTDDWKENHIRIAELVGREKQALLNFKELAFRKLEAGHALHAFFGPKRITLMEITNQFIRFPGTGEHPLHQLLYAELGLQPAQIVSDESSRNEYVADNVPVLDTDYLLIHRASLQPASEKTFRRMKQTASWNRSPAVLHGNVHDISNWQRLCWTPTGRLQILNELEQIVQQSVVFSRAGLIGH; from the coding sequence ATGGGTTTCCATGACAATCTGGCTTCGCTTGGACTGCACCCGGTAGCTGTGCTGGAAGGAGTTCTTGACCATGAGTTGGATGAATATGAACAAGAACGCCGATTAAGCAGACAAGTAGATCAACTTCGGCAGGCGAAGCCAGACTTGATCATCGGTGACTTAACCCACAAGCCCTATTATGATCGCCTGAAAAGTATTGCACCCACCATCATATTGGAGTCCACGGATGACTGGAAAGAGAATCATATTCGCATAGCGGAACTGGTCGGACGTGAGAAGCAAGCGCTGCTGAATTTCAAAGAACTTGCGTTTCGCAAACTTGAAGCAGGCCATGCTCTGCATGCATTTTTTGGGCCAAAACGTATAACTCTGATGGAGATTACGAATCAGTTCATCCGCTTCCCCGGGACTGGTGAGCATCCATTACATCAGTTGTTGTATGCTGAATTGGGACTCCAGCCTGCCCAGATTGTATCTGACGAAAGTTCCAGAAATGAGTATGTAGCCGACAATGTGCCCGTGCTCGACACGGATTATCTGTTGATCCATCGTGCTTCGCTTCAACCTGCCAGTGAAAAGACTTTCCGACGAATGAAGCAGACTGCATCGTGGAATCGATCCCCTGCCGTATTGCATGGTAACGTGCATGATATCTCGAATTGGCAACGGTTATGCTGGACTCCAACTGGGCGGTTGCAGATTCTGAACGAGCTGGAACAGATTGTCCAGCAGTCTGTGGTCTTTTCCCGGGCAGGTCTGATCGGACATTAA
- a CDS encoding glycine betaine/L-proline ABC transporter ATP-binding protein has translation MTILEVKNVSKLFGPQTEQGLQLLEQGWGKEKLAKEKQITVGVNRVNMDIKEGEIFVIMGLSGSGKSTLVRMFNRLIEPTSGEILVHGKDLRKMNKEQLREVRRKTISMVFQKFALFPHRTVLDNVEYGLEIQKVDKEKRREKAKTSLELVGLKGWEDKMPDELSGGMQQRVGLARALANDPEVLLMDEAFSALDPLIRRDMQDELIELQDKMKKTIIFITHDLDEALRIGDRIALMKDGAVVQIGTPEEIMIQPANSYVARFVEDVDLSKVLTASHVMRRPETITLDRGPRVALELMRERGISNLFVIDRSKKLLGVITAEDATRAMRENKVLNDILITDGPTVAPETLIHELFEMVGSAHVPLAVVGENGRLQGVIVRGALLGALSGEVAVKEELVNDSQNTTSIVD, from the coding sequence ATGACCATACTTGAAGTGAAAAACGTAAGTAAACTGTTTGGCCCCCAAACCGAGCAAGGTCTGCAATTACTGGAGCAAGGTTGGGGTAAAGAAAAGTTGGCCAAAGAAAAACAGATAACGGTTGGTGTCAACCGGGTCAACATGGATATTAAGGAAGGCGAAATTTTCGTTATTATGGGACTGTCCGGGAGTGGTAAATCCACACTGGTTCGGATGTTCAATCGTCTGATTGAACCAACATCCGGGGAAATTCTGGTCCACGGTAAGGATCTACGTAAGATGAACAAAGAACAATTGCGTGAAGTGCGCCGGAAAACGATCAGCATGGTCTTCCAGAAGTTTGCGTTATTCCCGCACCGTACCGTTCTTGATAATGTGGAGTATGGACTCGAAATACAAAAAGTAGATAAGGAAAAACGCCGCGAGAAGGCGAAAACCTCACTTGAGTTGGTTGGCCTCAAAGGCTGGGAAGATAAAATGCCAGATGAGCTTAGTGGCGGGATGCAGCAACGTGTAGGCTTGGCCCGTGCACTAGCCAATGACCCGGAAGTACTGTTAATGGACGAAGCGTTCAGTGCGCTTGATCCATTAATTCGTCGTGATATGCAGGATGAGTTGATTGAGCTTCAGGATAAAATGAAAAAGACCATCATTTTCATTACCCATGACTTGGACGAAGCGCTGCGCATCGGCGATCGGATTGCTCTCATGAAAGACGGCGCAGTTGTGCAGATTGGTACACCGGAAGAGATTATGATTCAACCGGCCAACTCATATGTGGCCCGCTTCGTCGAAGACGTGGATCTGTCCAAGGTTCTTACTGCATCTCACGTGATGCGCCGCCCGGAAACCATTACGCTTGACCGTGGTCCTCGTGTTGCCCTCGAATTAATGCGCGAACGTGGTATCTCCAACCTGTTTGTCATTGACCGTTCGAAAAAACTGCTTGGTGTCATTACAGCTGAAGATGCAACCCGTGCGATGCGTGAAAATAAAGTATTGAACGATATTCTGATCACGGACGGGCCGACTGTAGCGCCGGAGACCCTGATTCATGAATTGTTTGAAATGGTAGGTTCAGCCCATGTGCCTCTCGCTGTTGTTGGTGAGAATGGCCGTCTGCAAGGTGTTATCGTCCGCGGTGCCCTGCTGGGTGCGCTTAGCGGTGAAGTTGCAGTAAAGGAGGAACTTGTGAATGATTCCCAAAATACCACTAGCATCGTGGATTGA
- a CDS encoding S-layer homology domain-containing protein has product MNGYQDGNFRPNAPATRAEFIVMLARAFELPASNKALTFKDVAGIPAWAQSFIAQAVEQGIISGYTDDTFRSSGKVSRVEMTVMLVRALGLPVQSNPTLSFADADKVPTWAVPYIAAAYDAGLVKGTGQNRFNPLAEATRAEVVTLLLSASELQAK; this is encoded by the coding sequence GTGAACGGGTATCAGGATGGTAACTTCCGTCCAAATGCACCAGCTACACGTGCTGAATTCATTGTTATGCTGGCAAGAGCATTTGAACTTCCAGCCAGCAATAAGGCATTGACGTTTAAGGATGTTGCTGGCATACCTGCGTGGGCGCAATCCTTTATTGCTCAAGCAGTGGAGCAAGGCATCATTAGCGGGTATACGGATGATACCTTCCGTTCATCGGGCAAAGTATCGCGGGTAGAGATGACAGTTATGCTCGTGAGAGCACTCGGTCTTCCGGTACAGTCCAACCCGACACTGAGCTTTGCGGATGCAGATAAAGTACCAACGTGGGCTGTTCCATATATTGCGGCTGCATATGATGCAGGGCTGGTGAAGGGAACAGGGCAAAATAGATTTAATCCACTCGCCGAAGCAACACGTGCTGAAGTGGTGACCTTGCTCTTGTCGGCAAGTGAGTTGCAGGCGAAATAA
- a CDS encoding AraC family transcriptional regulator gives MTEQFPFIAETSSLPLLSSMCRVRRGENFRMHGKTVSRPMLCLILQGDGVLVLNDTVHTAQAGSLFVLKPGTTIEAAARSNVTECILLSMDTVRLQQVRGEWKMTSSPGFPLDWQTGRLLVRHEQQAVSRMEQLYETYRGCQPDHFISIHSQLHELLQFLSENRLEANHEKVDPALERSIRYMRRYMSEGISMDQLAKIAGLTPSSYSRSFKKAKGMSPTDYLNRLRIDEAKEQLTAKDCVLKDVAISVGYGNEYYFSRKFKQTFGIAPSVYMKEINFG, from the coding sequence ATGACTGAACAGTTTCCTTTCATTGCTGAAACCTCATCTCTACCGCTCCTCTCCTCCATGTGCCGTGTGCGTCGTGGGGAGAATTTCCGTATGCACGGCAAGACGGTATCCCGGCCCATGCTCTGTCTTATTTTGCAAGGAGACGGTGTTCTGGTCCTGAATGACACAGTCCATACGGCGCAGGCGGGCAGTTTATTTGTACTGAAGCCAGGTACAACGATCGAGGCCGCTGCACGCTCAAATGTAACCGAATGTATATTGCTAAGCATGGATACAGTTCGTTTACAGCAGGTGCGCGGTGAGTGGAAAATGACCTCTTCACCTGGCTTCCCCCTGGATTGGCAGACAGGCAGATTGCTGGTTCGTCACGAGCAGCAGGCTGTATCACGTATGGAACAACTGTATGAAACCTATCGCGGCTGTCAGCCAGATCACTTTATCAGCATACATAGCCAGCTGCATGAACTGCTGCAGTTTCTCTCGGAGAACCGACTGGAGGCCAATCACGAGAAGGTAGATCCTGCCTTGGAACGCAGCATTAGGTATATGCGACGTTACATGAGTGAAGGAATCAGCATGGACCAGCTTGCCAAGATTGCCGGACTTACACCCAGCTCCTATTCACGCAGTTTCAAAAAGGCCAAAGGCATGTCACCGACCGATTACCTGAATCGTTTGCGTATAGACGAAGCCAAAGAACAGCTGACAGCGAAAGATTGTGTTCTTAAAGACGTCGCGATATCTGTCGGGTATGGTAACGAGTATTATTTTAGCCGCAAATTCAAACAAACCTTTGGGATTGCTCCAAGTGTATATATGAAAGAGATCAACTTCGGGTAG